A window of uncultured Methanoregula sp. genomic DNA:
ACTACACAACAAGCGCAGAATTAACAGGAAGAAAAATTTGTTGCAGTCAAACACTCAGTGATCCAAACCGGCTCATCCAAGCCTCGCATGCAGCTGCTTGATCTGTTCCCGCAGGGCAATCGCCCGCTCGAAGTCGAGCCGCCCGGCCGCATCCTGCATCTCTTTTTCAAGTTCGATGACAACGTTCGGGATCTCGTTCTTCGGCACATGCTTGGTATCGGTGATCTCGACTTCTTTCTCCTTGACCGGTTTTATGATGGTCTGCGGCACGATGTTGTGCTTTTTGTTGAACGCCACCTGCAGGGTGCGCCGCCGTTTCGTCTCGGCAATTGCCCGCTTCATCGAATCGGTCATGGTGTCGGCATAGAGCACCACCTTCGAGTTCACGTTCCGGGCTGCCCGGCCTATGATCTGGATTAAACTCTTAGTATCCCGGAGGAATCCTTCCTTGTCCGCGTCCAGGATCCCGATGAACCCGACTTCGGGGATGTCGAGCCCTTCCCGGAGCAGGTTGATCCCGACCAGCACATCGAACTTGCCAAGCCGGAGCTCGCGGATGATCTCGGTGCGCTCAAGGGTCTGGATCTCGGAGTGGAGATACCGGGTCTTGACTCCCCGGTCAGATAAAAATTCGGAGAGCTCCTCGGCGAGTTTCTTGGTGAGCGTGGTGATGAGGACCCGGTCGCCCCGCTCGATCGTCTTCTGCACCTCCCGGATAACATCGTCGGTCTGGCCTTCTATCGGCCGGACCTCGACTTCGGGATCGATAAGCCCGGTCGGGCGGATGATCTGCTCGATCGCTTTCTTCGATTTTTTAAGCTCATACTCCTGCGGAGTTGCCGAAACGAAGATCACCGAGTTCATGTACTGCTCGAACTCGTGGAACTTCAGGGGCCGGTTGTCGTACGCGCTCGGGAGCCGGAAACCATAGTCGATGAGCGACTTCTTCCGCGAGCGGTCGCCGTTGTACATGCCGTGGAGCTGGGGGATCATCTGGTGGCTCTCATCGATGATCATCAGGAAATCGTCCGGGAAATAGTCGAGCAGGCAGTAGGGTTTCTCACCCTCGCTCCGGCCATCGAAGTGCCGGGAATAGTTCTCGATGCCCTTGCAGGAGCCGGTCTCCTGGATCATCTCCAGGTCGTACCGCGTCCGCTGTTCGAGCCGGTACGATTCGACAAGACCGAGCGTTGGAAGGACTTCGGCAAGTTCCTTCTGGATCGAGGCTATTGCCGCTGCCCTTGCACTCTCTGGCGTGACGAAGTGACGGGCCGGGTAGACATAGAAATATTTCAGCTGCTCTTTCCGGTTGCCGGTATTCTTGTCCACTTCGCTGATCCGCTCGATCTCATCGCCGAACAACTCGATCCGGATGATATCGTTGAAGTAACCGGGGATGATATCGATGGTGTCCCCCTTGACCCGGAACCGGCCCGGCATAAGTTCGAGATCGTTTCGCTCAAAGAGAATATCGAGGAGCCGGCTCATGATCTCGGTCCGCGAGATCTTCTGGCCAACCGAGAGCTCAAAGCCCATGTTCCGGAAATTCTCGGGGTTGCCGAGACCGTAGATACAGGAGACCGAGGCTACCACGATCACGTCCCGGCGGTTCGAGAGCGATGCCGTTGCCGAGAGCCGGAGCATCTCGATCTTGGGATTGATGGCCGAGTCTTTCTCGATATACTGGTCTTTGGCCGGGATGTAGGACTCGGGCTGGTAGTAATCATAATAGGAGACGAAGTACTCGACCCGGTTATTCGGGAAGAAGTCGCAGAATTCCGAATAGAGCTGGGCAGCCAGCGTCTTGTTGTGCGCAAGAACGAGCGTTGGCCGGTTGGCTGCCGCAATCACGTTTGCCATCGTGAAGGTCTTGCCGGAACCGGTGACACCGAGAAGCGTCTGGTACTGCTCGTCTCTCTTGAGCCCTTCGGTCAGTTGCCGGATCGCTTCCGGCTGGGAACCGGCCGGTGCAAAACCGGATACGAGCTGGAATTCTGTCACGATGCATAGATCTCGAATTGTGATATTAAAAGGGATCGGGATGCGGCAGGAAAGTATAACGGGACCGGTTCTCTCCCGCATCGATCCGCTCATGCGAGAATATCGCTTCAGATTTTCTCCTGTTATGATTACCCGCCAGCAAACACTGCAGAAGGGATGGTAAACGGAGCTCATTCTCACCGACACTACCTGCTGAAGGCATTCTGTCGGTTGCAGGATCTTCGTTCCATTGATGGAAGGAAGGTTCTTACCAGTGAATATAAATATTTGCTAAAACAGAATGAATAGTGTAACAAAGAGGAGACCACATGCGACAGGACGCACGGTATATCAGAGGGGGTTGTGGCAGTGCAGCACCCCCTGCTTCGGGATGGCACACCGCAGATAACTCCCAGCGGATATCTGCTGGGTATCCCGGGCCAGATGCGAAGATTGAACTCGCCGGCTTACATCCGGGCGGAATGACTCAGGACGCTGAACCGGAGATCTTCCGGTTCCTGCATGCCAAAAGTCCCGAACCGGTCATTGGGTATGGCGGAGTAAAGGGAATTTTTGCCTATTACAAGGCTGTACACGACTTCGGATTCTAATCGGGATCATCAGAACACAGACGAACAAAAAGAAGCCCGGCAGACACGGACGTGCCGGGCAAAATGCAATCAATCAGAGGCGAAAGGAAATGGCACGACAAGTGGCAATTTACGGAAAAGGCGGTATCGGCAAATCGACTACAACCCAGAACACGGTGGCAGCGCTCGCGGAAGCGGGAAAGAAGATCATGGTTGTCGGGTGCGACCCCAAAGCGGACTCGACCCGGCTTCTCCTGCACGGGCTGTGCCAGAAGACCGTTCTCGACACGCTCCGGGATGAAGGAGACGACATCGAGCTCGATGCGATCTTAAAGCCCGGTTTCGGAAACACGCTCTGCGTGGAATCCGGCGGGCCGGAGCCGGGCGTTGGCTGTGCAGGACGGGGTATCATCACGTCCATCAACCTGCTCGAATCGCTCGGGGCCTATACACCGGACCTCGATTACGTCTTCTACGATGTGCTCGGCGATGTGGTCTGCGGCGGGTTCGCGATGCCGATCCGGGAAGGAAAGGCAGAGGAGATCTACATCGTTGCATCAGGCGAACTGATGGCGCTCTATGCAGCCAACAACATTGCCAAAGGTATCCAGAAATATGCAACGAACGGCAAGGTCAGGCTCGGCGGCATCATCTGCAACAGCCGTAAAGTGGACAACGAACATGCCCTCCTCAAGGCCTTTGCCGAGGAGCTCGGGAGCCAGCTCATCTACTTCGTTCCCCGTGACAACCTTGTCCAGCGGGCCGAGATCAACAAGAAGACGGTGATTGACTTCGACCCGGCATCGGGACAGGCTGGCGAGTACCGCAACCTTGCCCAGGCGATCGACAACAACAAGCTCTTCGTCATCCCCAAACCGATGAAGCAGGAGCGGCTCGAGGAACTGATGATGCAGCACGGGTTCCTTGACGCAATGTAAGGTGTACGAACAACGGACAGATCAAAGGTGTGTGTGACAATGTTACTGATAAGAGCAATCGTACGGCCGGAAAAGAAAGATGAAGTGCTTGCGGAACTCTCGGGCGCGGGATTCAATGCCGCAACCATGGTCGATGTTGTGGGTCGCGGAAAGCAGAAGGGCATCAAGATCGGGGGCATGGTCTATGACGAGATCCCCAAGATCCTCATCCTCATGGTGATCCCGGACGAGGAGAAAGAAAAAGTCGTGAAGATCATCCTTGGAACCGCCCGGACCGGAACCGACGGGACGTTTGGCGATGGCAAGATCTTCGTGAGCCCGGTTGAGGAAGCGTACACCATCTCGCGGAACAGCAAAGGCCTCTAGAGGCGATGGCAATGAAAGAGATCATGGCCATCGTGCGGATGAAAAAGACCGGCGCAACCAAAAAAGCCCTTGTCGCAACCGGCGTTGCCGGGTTCACTGCGGTAAAAGTGCTGGGCCGGGGAAAGCTGGTCACCGATCCAAAGGAGCTCGACAAATGCAGGGAGAAACTCCTTGCCATGGGACTCGACGACTTCAGCGATGCGGGAGATACCGAGAAGCTGGTCACCAGTTTCCTGGACGGGTCCAGGTTCTTCCCGCGGCGTCTCTTCACGATCCTGGCGCACGATGACGACGTGCCCCGGATTGTCGAGGCAATAACAAAAGTAAACCGGACAGAGTACGGGATTGGCGACGGCACCATCTTTGTCCTGCCGGTTGAGGATGCGGTCCGGGTCAGGACCGGTGAAGCAGGAGAAGCAGCTATCTGGTAAGGAGGTGTCAGAATGGCAGGAATCGATGTAACCATAGAGGAGATGCTCGAACCTTACCCGGATACCGTAAAGAAAAACCGGAAAAAGCATCTCATTGTAAAGAACGAGGCAGCGGAATGCTGCCCCCAGATCGAGGCGAACACGCGGACCATCCCCGGCATCATCTCGCAGCGCGGCTGTGCCTATGCCGGGTGCAAAGGTGTCGTGGTCGGTCCCATCAAGGACATGATCACCATCACCCACGGCCCGGTCGGCTGCGGGTACTACAGCTGGGGCACCCGCCGGAACAAGGCGCGGGCGAATGACACGACCCCAAAAGACAAGGTCTACTCCCAGCTCTGCTTCACGACCGACATGCAGGAGCCCGACATCGTCTTTGGCGGCGAAAAGAAACTCGCAAAGATGATCGACGAGGTCGTTGCAACGTTCCACCCAAGAGCTATCAACATCTGCGCAACCTGTCCCGTAGGTCTCATCGGGGACGATATCAACGCGGTGGCAAAAGCAGCCGAGGAACGGCACGGGATCCAGGTTCTGGCCTACAACTGCGAGGGCTACAAAGGGGTCAGCCAGTCGGCAGGCCACCATATCGCAAACAACAATCTCATGGAGAAAGTGATAGGCACCGGTACCGAGAGAAAACCTGGGAAACATGTCATCAACATCCTGGGCGAGTACAACATCGGCGGCGACGGCTGGGAACTGGAGCGGATCTTAAGAGAGATCGGCTACACAGTCAACTGCGTCCTCACCGGTGACTCGAGTTATCTCGATATCAAGAACCTGCACCTGGCCGATCTCAACCTCGTGCAGTGCCACCGCTCGATCAACTACATCGCCGAGATGATGGAGACAAAGTACGGCACGCCGTGGCTCAAGGTCAACTTCATCGGTATCGACTCAACAAACCAGTCGCTCCGGCAGATGGCGAAATGTTTCGGCGACGAAGAACTGGAGAAACAGACCGAGATCGTGATCGAACGCGAGACCGCCCGGGTCCTGCCCGCAATGGAGCAGTACCGCAAGATCTGCACGGGCAAGACAGCGTTTGCGATTGTCGGGGGTTCCCGGAGCCACCACTACCAGTACCTGCTCCGCGACCTCGGCATGGAGATGATAATCGCCGGCTACGAGTTCGCCCACCGCGACGATTACGAAGGCCGGCAGGTCATCCCCACCATCAAGAGCGACGCGGACAGTAAAAACATCCCCGAACTCCACCTGACCGCAGACGAGAAGATGTACCGGGAAGCCCATGTCCATCTCAACCTCTCAAAAGAGAAGTACGAGGAACTCAAGAGCCAGGTGCCGCTCAACTACTACGAAGGCATCTACCCGAACATGAAAGACGGCCAGGTCATCATCGACGACGCCAACCACCACGAGGTCGAAGTACTGATAAAAACAGCAAAACCCGATCTCTTCCTCTCCGGCGTCAGGGACAAGTACATTGTCCACAAGATGGGAGTTGCCTCCAAACAGCTCCATGCCTATGACTACAGCGGGCCGTACGCCGGTTACAATGGGGCGCTCAACTTTGCCCGCGATGTGGCAAATGCCCTGACAACCCCGGCCTGGAACCTGATCGTACCCCCCTGGGAACAAAAGATTGAAGGAAGTGAGAACAATGCTTGAATGTATCCCGGAGAATGCAGCCGGACACACGACCGGCAAGATCAACCCGGCCAAAACCTGCCAGCCGATCGGCGCCATGTATGCTGCGCTCGGTATCCACGGGTGCCTGCCCCACAGCCACGGCTCGCAGGGCTGCTGCGCGTACCACCGGATGCACCTGACCCGGCATTTCCGGGACCCGGTGCTGGCCTCATCGAGCTCGTTTACCGAAGGAGCTTCCGTCTTCGGCGGGGCAGCGAACCTCAAGACCTCGATAAAAAACATCTTCAAGATCTACAATCCCGAGATAATAGCTGTCCACACTACCTGCCTCTCGGAGACCATCGGCGACGACATCCCCAACATCATCAAACAGTCCGAGATCCCCGAGGGAAAAGTCGTCATCCACATCAACACCCCGAGTTACCAGGGCTCCCATATCACCGGTTTCTCCGGCATGTGCAAAGCCATGGTCTCGTACCTGGCCCGGAATGACGGAACGCAGAAAGATCAGGTCAATATCCTGCCGGGATTTGTCAACCCCGGCGATATGCGGGAGATCCGGCGGATCGTAGGAGAACTCGGAATTAAAATGATCATGTTCCCGGACACCTCCGGTGTCCTCGACACCCCGCTGACCAGTAAGTATCAGATGTATCCCGAGGGCGGCGCAACGATTGATGAGATCCGCGATGCCGGCAACTCGGCCCTGACCCTCGCCCTTGGGTCGTTTGCCTCGAACGATGCGGCCGAAGTCCTGCAGGAGAAATGCGGTGTCACCGGTATCCCGCTCAAACTGCCCATAGGTCTCAAAGCAACGGACGACTTCATCATGGCCCTCAAAAACTGGTTCGGCGTCGAGGTCAAAAAGTCCCTCACGATCGAACGGGGCCAGGTAGTCGATACGCTGATCGACACCCACTTCCACTACCAGGGCAAGAGCGTTGCCATCTTCGGCGACCCGGACCATGTGATCGCGCTCACCGAATTCGTGCTCACGATGGGCATGATCCCGAAATACGTCCTGACCGGTACCCCGGGTAAAGCATTCGAACCGGAAATCCGGAAGATGCTCGAAGAAGCAGGTATCACCGGCGCGAAAGTCAAAGCGGAAGGCGATCTCTTCGAGCTCCACCAGTGGATCAAGGAAGAGAAAGTGGATCTCCTGATAGGCACGAGCTATGGCAAGTACATTGCCCGGGCCGAGGACATCCCGCTTGTCCGGGTCGGCTTTCCCGTTCTGGACCGGGCAGTCCACCCCCTGATGCCGGTTGTCGGGTACCGGGGATGCCTGCGCCTGATAGAGCAGATCTCAAATGCGCTCCTGGAACGGCGGGACCGCGACTGCCTTGACGAGGACTACGAACTGGTATTGTAAAAAAATTATCAGCAAAAACAAGTTTGACGGAGGAAACGAGATGGAGGATAGTTGTACCCTGCCGGCAGCACAGCCGGCGGCCTGCATCAGCGAACGCGAACAGTCCATCATCACCGCAGGCAAGAGCAAGACCGCTATCCACTGCGCAGACGACAGCCTGGCCGGCTCGGTGAGCCAGCGGGCCTGCGTCTTCTGCGGGGCCCGGGTTGTCTTAAACCCGGTAACGGATGCGGCCCACCTGGTCCACGGCCCGATAGGCTGCGCAACGTACACCTGGGATATCCGGGGCAGCCTTTCAAGCGGGCCCGAGATGTACCGCAACAGCTTCTCGACCGACATGAAAGAGCGCGACGTGGTCTTTGGCGGCGAGAAGAAACTGGCCTCCTGTATCGACGAGATCGTGGAGAAGTACCACCCGCCGGCCATCTTCGTATATGCAACCTGCGTCACCGGCATGATCGGCGACGATATCGTGGCCGTCTGCAAAGAAGCCTCACGCCACCATGCGATCGATGTGATTCCCGTTGAGTCGAGCGGCTTCATCTCCGGCAACAAAGTGGTCGGGTACCGGGCCGCTGCCGTTGCCCTGATGAAACTCATCACGCCGAAGGAGGGCGAACAGGTCGAAAAGACCCGGAAGCTCAACTTCCTCGGGGAGTACAATCTCGGCGGCGAGACCTGGCTTACCAAACGCTACCTCCGGGAGATGGGCATCGAGATCAATGTCGCCTTCACCGGTGACTCAACCGTTGCAGCGCTCAAACAGGCGCCCGGCGCGTGCTTAAACCTGGTCCAATGCACCGGGTCCATGCACTGGGTTGCGATGCAGCTCGAAAAGACGTTTGGGACCCCGTTCATGGATGTCAACTTCTTCGGGGCGGAGAACACCGCAGAAAGCCTCCGGAAGATCGCCCGGTTCTATGATGACCCGGAGATAACGGAGCGGACCGAGGCACTCATCGAGCGGGAGATGGCAACGATCCGGCCGGAGATCGAACGCTACCGCGGAAAACTTGCCGGCAAACGGGCAGCGATCTACGTGGGCGGGGCCTACAAGGCAGTTGCCATCATCCGGCAGCTCCGCGAGCTCGGGATGGAGATCGTAATCACCGGCACCCAGACCGGCAAGAAAGAAGAGTATGCAGCGATCAGCGGGATGCTCGATGAAGGCGCAATCGTGGTCGACGATGCGAACCCGGCCGAGATCGAAAAATTCCTGCTGGAGAAGAAGGTCGATGTCATGGCCGGTGGTGTCAAGGAGCGGGTGCTTGCCTACAAACTGGGCATCGGCTTTGTTGACCACAACCATGACCGGAAGGAATGCCTTGCCGGTTTCGAAGGGGCCGTCACGTTTGCCCGCGAGGTGTACGTAACCACGTGTTCACCGGTCTGGAAACACCTGCGGCCCGAAGCCGGGGGTGCATGATGGCGCCCGTCCGGACTGCCGGCAGTGTCCGGCAGGTGAACGAGAACCAGTGCCAGCAGTGCATGCCGCTTGGCGGAGTTATCGCGTTCAAAGGGATCGCGGGAGCAATGGCGCTCGTCCACGGTTCGCAGGGCTGTAGTACCTACATGAGACTGACAAATGTCGAGCATTACAACGAGCCGGTGGATATCGCATCCTCGTCCTTGAACGAGAAACAGACTATCCATGGCGGCGAGGCGAACCTGAAAAAAGCGCTCGACAACGTGAGCCGGGTCTATGCCCCGTCCGTGATCGGCGTCCTGACCACCTGCCTTGCCGAGACCATGGGCGAGGATCTCGACCGGATCATAAGGGACTACAAAAACGAGCGGGGTCCGGCCGGTGCCGATATCATACCGGTGCCAACACCCAGCTACAGCGGCAGCCACACGGAAGGGTTCTGGGCGGCAACAAAAGCCATCATCGCCCATTATGCCCGGCCAACGGAGCCGCACCGGCGGATCAATGTCATCATCCCGCACATCAGCCCTGCCGATATCCGGGAGATCAAACGGATCCTCTCACTCATGGGGCTCGCGTACACCCTCATTCCGGATTACTCGATGACGCTCGACCGGCCGTATGGCGGGAAATACCAGAAGATCCCGTCGGGCGGGACACAACCGGCGGAGATCGCAGCCATGCCGGGGGCGCCGCTCACGATCCAGTTCGGGGAGACCTGCCCGGACGAACTCTCGCCGGGGCTCTGGCTTCAGCAGGAGTACGGCGTCCCGCTCGTAAACCTGCCCCTGCCCATCGGGCTCCAAGCAACCGATCGTCTCATGGAACTCCTGCAGAAACTCAGCGGGCGGAGCCTGCCTGAATCTCTCGCAACCGAACGCGGCTGGCTTCTCGACGGGATGGCGGATGCCCACAAGTACAATGCAGAAGGCAGGCCGGTCATCTACGGCGAGCCGGAACTCGTGTACGCCATGACCCGGGTCTGCGCCGAGAATGGTGCGGACCCTGCGGTCATTGCCAGCGGGACCCGGAACAGCCGGCTTTCCCTCTGCCTTGAACCGCTTCTCGCGGGGCTGGATGAGCAGCCGGTCATCCTTGAAGAGACGGATTTCGCAACGATTGAGAGTGCGGTCTTAAAAACAGGAGCAAATATCGCGATCGGCCATTCGGGCGGGAAGTTCTTGACCGAGCGGCACAGCATCCCGCTTGTCCGCATAGGTTTTCCCGTCCATGACCGGATCGGGGGCCAGCGGATCCTCTCGGCCGGCTATGCAGGTACGCTCGCCCTTATCGACCGTCTTACGAACACCCTGCAGGAAGCCAAGTATGCCACATACCGCCAGCTCCGCAGGGAAGAGATGAACGCTATCCACATAACGGAAGGTATCTGAAATGCAAAAACCGAAGTATCACATTTTCGTCTGCACCAGCTCCCGGGCCAACGGGCAGCAGAAAGGGTTCTGCCATGCGAAGACCAGTGTCGAGGTCATGGCAAAATTCATGGAAGAGATCGAAGAACGCGGCATCACGGGGGAGGTCTTCCTCTCCAACACCGGCTGTTTTGGCATCTGCGAGAAAGGCCCCGTTGTCGTAGTCTACCCCGACAATGTCTGGTACGGGTCGGTGACGCCCGATGACGTGGCCGAGATCCTCGACCAGCACATCGAAGGCGGGACACCGGTGGAACGCCTTGCCCTGTGAGGGCAGGAGCTATCATGTGTATTGCAGAGATCGCAACATTCCTTGGTGAAGAAGGCACAACAATCCCGCTGAACGAGCCGGGTACTGTCACGGTATTCCGGCGGGAGCGGGGCGCCTGGGTAAAGAGCCGGGAGAGAGCTTTCGCACTCAACCCGGCCCATGGCCTGCGGGAACTCAGGCAGGATGTCAGCGGGCTCTTAGAGTTTTTTGGAGGCTGCCGGGTTCTTGTGGTGAAATCGGCCAGCGGGGCATTATATTTCGAGCTTGAAAAGGCCCGGTGTTCCATCTGGGAAATTTCCGGCGTTCCAAAGGAATTCCTTGACGAAGTCTGGCACGACGAGAAGGCAAGCGAGGAGACCCTCTCCCTGCCGGCAGATGCCGGCATTCCCTCGC
This region includes:
- a CDS encoding P-II family nitrogen regulator, whose amino-acid sequence is MKEIMAIVRMKKTGATKKALVATGVAGFTAVKVLGRGKLVTDPKELDKCREKLLAMGLDDFSDAGDTEKLVTSFLDGSRFFPRRLFTILAHDDDVPRIVEAITKVNRTEYGIGDGTIFVLPVEDAVRVRTGEAGEAAIW
- the nifE gene encoding nitrogenase iron-molybdenum cofactor biosynthesis protein NifE — translated: MEDSCTLPAAQPAACISEREQSIITAGKSKTAIHCADDSLAGSVSQRACVFCGARVVLNPVTDAAHLVHGPIGCATYTWDIRGSLSSGPEMYRNSFSTDMKERDVVFGGEKKLASCIDEIVEKYHPPAIFVYATCVTGMIGDDIVAVCKEASRHHAIDVIPVESSGFISGNKVVGYRAAAVALMKLITPKEGEQVEKTRKLNFLGEYNLGGETWLTKRYLREMGIEINVAFTGDSTVAALKQAPGACLNLVQCTGSMHWVAMQLEKTFGTPFMDVNFFGAENTAESLRKIARFYDDPEITERTEALIEREMATIRPEIERYRGKLAGKRAAIYVGGAYKAVAIIRQLRELGMEIVITGTQTGKKEEYAAISGMLDEGAIVVDDANPAEIEKFLLEKKVDVMAGGVKERVLAYKLGIGFVDHNHDRKECLAGFEGAVTFAREVYVTTCSPVWKHLRPEAGGA
- a CDS encoding nitrogenase component 1, producing the protein MMAPVRTAGSVRQVNENQCQQCMPLGGVIAFKGIAGAMALVHGSQGCSTYMRLTNVEHYNEPVDIASSSLNEKQTIHGGEANLKKALDNVSRVYAPSVIGVLTTCLAETMGEDLDRIIRDYKNERGPAGADIIPVPTPSYSGSHTEGFWAATKAIIAHYARPTEPHRRINVIIPHISPADIREIKRILSLMGLAYTLIPDYSMTLDRPYGGKYQKIPSGGTQPAEIAAMPGAPLTIQFGETCPDELSPGLWLQQEYGVPLVNLPLPIGLQATDRLMELLQKLSGRSLPESLATERGWLLDGMADAHKYNAEGRPVIYGEPELVYAMTRVCAENGADPAVIASGTRNSRLSLCLEPLLAGLDEQPVILEETDFATIESAVLKTGANIAIGHSGGKFLTERHSIPLVRIGFPVHDRIGGQRILSAGYAGTLALIDRLTNTLQEAKYATYRQLRREEMNAIHITEGI
- a CDS encoding P-II family nitrogen regulator, with translation MLLIRAIVRPEKKDEVLAELSGAGFNAATMVDVVGRGKQKGIKIGGMVYDEIPKILILMVIPDEEKEKVVKIILGTARTGTDGTFGDGKIFVSPVEEAYTISRNSKGL
- a CDS encoding Fe-only nitrogenase accessory AnfO family protein, which gives rise to MCIAEIATFLGEEGTTIPLNEPGTVTVFRRERGAWVKSRERAFALNPAHGLRELRQDVSGLLEFFGGCRVLVVKSASGALYFELEKARCSIWEISGVPKEFLDEVWHDEKASEETLSLPADAGIPSPLEISPGRFSISILEIQGKRPEVSSKQVLQRFVQQGAFLELEIVCDHMPPWIEMEAERRGIRIETTYAGPHEVRVVLRTSQEGAC
- a CDS encoding nitrogenase component 1, with the translated sequence MLECIPENAAGHTTGKINPAKTCQPIGAMYAALGIHGCLPHSHGSQGCCAYHRMHLTRHFRDPVLASSSSFTEGASVFGGAANLKTSIKNIFKIYNPEIIAVHTTCLSETIGDDIPNIIKQSEIPEGKVVIHINTPSYQGSHITGFSGMCKAMVSYLARNDGTQKDQVNILPGFVNPGDMREIRRIVGELGIKMIMFPDTSGVLDTPLTSKYQMYPEGGATIDEIRDAGNSALTLALGSFASNDAAEVLQEKCGVTGIPLKLPIGLKATDDFIMALKNWFGVEVKKSLTIERGQVVDTLIDTHFHYQGKSVAIFGDPDHVIALTEFVLTMGMIPKYVLTGTPGKAFEPEIRKMLEEAGITGAKVKAEGDLFELHQWIKEEKVDLLIGTSYGKYIARAEDIPLVRVGFPVLDRAVHPLMPVVGYRGCLRLIEQISNALLERRDRDCLDEDYELVL
- the uvrB gene encoding excinuclease ABC subunit UvrB, whose translation is MTEFQLVSGFAPAGSQPEAIRQLTEGLKRDEQYQTLLGVTGSGKTFTMANVIAAANRPTLVLAHNKTLAAQLYSEFCDFFPNNRVEYFVSYYDYYQPESYIPAKDQYIEKDSAINPKIEMLRLSATASLSNRRDVIVVASVSCIYGLGNPENFRNMGFELSVGQKISRTEIMSRLLDILFERNDLELMPGRFRVKGDTIDIIPGYFNDIIRIELFGDEIERISEVDKNTGNRKEQLKYFYVYPARHFVTPESARAAAIASIQKELAEVLPTLGLVESYRLEQRTRYDLEMIQETGSCKGIENYSRHFDGRSEGEKPYCLLDYFPDDFLMIIDESHQMIPQLHGMYNGDRSRKKSLIDYGFRLPSAYDNRPLKFHEFEQYMNSVIFVSATPQEYELKKSKKAIEQIIRPTGLIDPEVEVRPIEGQTDDVIREVQKTIERGDRVLITTLTKKLAEELSEFLSDRGVKTRYLHSEIQTLERTEIIRELRLGKFDVLVGINLLREGLDIPEVGFIGILDADKEGFLRDTKSLIQIIGRAARNVNSKVVLYADTMTDSMKRAIAETKRRRTLQVAFNKKHNIVPQTIIKPVKEKEVEITDTKHVPKNEIPNVVIELEKEMQDAAGRLDFERAIALREQIKQLHARLG
- the nifD gene encoding nitrogenase molybdenum-iron protein alpha chain, with the translated sequence MAGIDVTIEEMLEPYPDTVKKNRKKHLIVKNEAAECCPQIEANTRTIPGIISQRGCAYAGCKGVVVGPIKDMITITHGPVGCGYYSWGTRRNKARANDTTPKDKVYSQLCFTTDMQEPDIVFGGEKKLAKMIDEVVATFHPRAINICATCPVGLIGDDINAVAKAAEERHGIQVLAYNCEGYKGVSQSAGHHIANNNLMEKVIGTGTERKPGKHVINILGEYNIGGDGWELERILREIGYTVNCVLTGDSSYLDIKNLHLADLNLVQCHRSINYIAEMMETKYGTPWLKVNFIGIDSTNQSLRQMAKCFGDEELEKQTEIVIERETARVLPAMEQYRKICTGKTAFAIVGGSRSHHYQYLLRDLGMEMIIAGYEFAHRDDYEGRQVIPTIKSDADSKNIPELHLTADEKMYREAHVHLNLSKEKYEELKSQVPLNYYEGIYPNMKDGQVIIDDANHHEVEVLIKTAKPDLFLSGVRDKYIVHKMGVASKQLHAYDYSGPYAGYNGALNFARDVANALTTPAWNLIVPPWEQKIEGSENNA
- a CDS encoding 2Fe-2S ferredoxin, with the protein product MQKPKYHIFVCTSSRANGQQKGFCHAKTSVEVMAKFMEEIEERGITGEVFLSNTGCFGICEKGPVVVVYPDNVWYGSVTPDDVAEILDQHIEGGTPVERLAL
- the nifH gene encoding nitrogenase iron protein translates to MARQVAIYGKGGIGKSTTTQNTVAALAEAGKKIMVVGCDPKADSTRLLLHGLCQKTVLDTLRDEGDDIELDAILKPGFGNTLCVESGGPEPGVGCAGRGIITSINLLESLGAYTPDLDYVFYDVLGDVVCGGFAMPIREGKAEEIYIVASGELMALYAANNIAKGIQKYATNGKVRLGGIICNSRKVDNEHALLKAFAEELGSQLIYFVPRDNLVQRAEINKKTVIDFDPASGQAGEYRNLAQAIDNNKLFVIPKPMKQERLEELMMQHGFLDAM